GCACGCAATAAGGCATCCTTGAAGAAACGATCTTCCTGTGAAGCGAGCTGTTGTGTCGCTTCCTCGTCTCCGCGCAGTGAGCGGGCGAGCATCTGAATGACCTTGACCCAGCGGCGGACGTGATCGAGTTGCGGGCGACCCATTGCGACGTATACCGTAAACCAATCGTTTTGATCGCGACGGATCATCCGCTGGAATAATGATTTCGCGAGATCGACTTCTTCGGTCGTCGGGAGTTCGTTCGTCTCGAAATAAAGACGTAACGCTGCGACAGCAGTCGCATATGCTGCCTTGACGTCTTCCGACGGTTGGTGTTTGCCGTAATCAGATGTCGACAGATGAAGTAAGGCGGGTTTCTTTTCGACACCCGTGATCCAAGCGGAGATCGTCTTATTGCCTTTATAGGCTTGACGGTTCGCGACCGGGAGCTTCGCCGTGACATTACCGACTTTCCCGATCAAGGTCACTTTATTGTTGCGATCTTGGATTTCAGTCACTTTCATCTCGACCGTATCACCCATTTCATGGGGAATGGCTTTCGGCTGAAGCTTTTCTCCTGCCGAGAGTGGCGAGCGCTTGCGGATCATCCGCAGTGCTTCCTGTTCAATCCGGTCGTCAAGCGACCAGAGGTGCTCTGGTGGGACGTTACGGAACCGGCGACGTCGAACCTTGATGTACTGGTCAAGCGCGTCAGCAGCTTGCTCCCGCGTCGATTCGCCACGTGCGACGGGGCCGATGATGTCTCGCAGCGTAATGGATTCGAGACGTTCCATGATACCTTCGAACGGGATGAGTTCCATTACGTAGAGACTACAGACGACGAGTTCGCATTCGCGAGGAGTGAGTGGGCGTTTGGCCATAAATTGACTTCCTTTCAGCTGGTTGATGTTTCTAGTATACCAAAAAAAAGCCATCGTCACGTAATCCCGTGACGATGGTCTGAAAAAGCTTACAAGACGAATGGCGATTCTGAACTGTTTTGTAATTCGGCGGACGCGAGGCGTGTGACGCCGTTCATGAACGGGTCATGGGCGACGAACAAATCTCCGATTGCTTTGATCTCAGCAACAGTCGCGTTCTCCTTCGCACCAGCGATGCGTAAGCGATACGGTTTTTTCGTCACCGTATCAAAAGTCAGGACGATCGTATGTTCCATCAGTGGTCACTCCTTTCATGAAATGTAGGGGATGGGTTATGCCTTCAGTAAAGCGTAGTCACGGCTGATTTCCGTCAGCGCGTAACGTCCTTCAAGCAAATTGCCGACCGCTTGACCAATCGAAGCGACGACGTCTGCTGGAAGATTCGAACGTAAGCCGTTGTAGCGGCGACGAGCAACGACGGCATCGCCGTTTGCTGTCACTTTGTCTTTGCGTTCGAAGACGATGACGAGACTCGTTTTGATCTCTTCTGCTTGTGTCATGTGTATCACCTCCTTCGCCCTTATTGACAGGGCAAGAGACCAGATTGTTCGAAAGGAATGAAAAAAACATGGTCTGGTTACGTTTTTTACGAAAAGTCTCGTTTCTACGGATGCGGACGCTTGGGTATGCGTCCTTGATCTTTGTCTTCGGTGTCGCAGGAATCATGTATGCGCTGGAACCGGAAACGTTCGGATCCTACTTCCGTGCCGTCTACTGGACGATGACGACCGTCGTCACAGTCGGATACGGAGACTTCTTCCCGAATTCCGATACCGGTCGGATTCTGACGATCTTCGTCTTCATCTTCGGGATCGGGATCGTCGGTGGATTAATCTCAAAACTGGTCGATGGAGTTCAGTTGATTCGTAATCAAAAGGAAAGAGGGTTGTTGCAAGTGAAGGAAACAGGGCATACAGTCGTCTTCGGGTACAGTCGCCGTTCGAAGCACGTCATCGAGTCATTACTCGAACATACGGATGTCGTCCTCGTCGATGATTTAGAGCGCGAGCCATTCAGTCACCCACGGTTTCATTACGTCTGTGGTGACCCGGCACTGACGTCAACGCTCGAGCGAGCACACATTGAAAAAGCGGTTCGTGCGATCGTCCTCGCCGATCATTCGATTCCACCGGTCCATGCGGATGGACGGACGCTCTTGATTGCGTCAAGCATCGAACGGGCGAATCCGAACATTTATACAATCGTTGAGATGATGCTTGAGGAACACCTCGATAGTTTCGAACAGGTCAAAGTCGATGAAGTCTTGCTCGGCGACGAGACGATTGCCCGGATGGCGATTCTCGCGTCGCATCATCCTGGTGTGACGAAGGTCGTGACAAACTTGTTGACGAAGGATGGCGAGGGGATGTTCTCGATTCCGACAAGACCGGAATGGATGACATACCGCGATGCGTTCCATGCCTTACTTGAGGAAGGTGTGACGATTTTATCCGACGGAAAACGGCTTGATTTGAACCAACGTCTGGATGAATCGATTCCAAAAAACGGAACGCTGATTGTTTTATGTTCAGAAGAAACCGCGAAACGAATCGGAGCGATTTAAGGAGGACATGATTTAACTAATCTTTTTTCGGGTATAGTAAACAAATTTACTAAACGGAGGAAAAAGATTATGACACAACCACAACCAGAATGGATTCAAGAATTATTTGAGACGGTCGACCAAGGCGAAATTAAAAATGCGCCCAAATTACTCTATATGGCACTGACACTTGAACCAAGTTATTTTACAAAAGCAGTTAGTCGGTTTAATCAACGCTTAGAAGTCGAACCATTAACGGATGTTTCCGAATTACTGACGGTCTATCGTCAATTCTTCCTCTCAGCTAATCCGTCAGAGGAATATTGGTCGCTCGCTTGGAACGAACTCATCCAGACCTTACAACATATGATTGATCGATCAGAAACCCAGCAATTACTTAAAGAACATGTCGATTTACTGGACTGGTGGTCGAGTGAATCGTTATTATCACTCCCAAGTTGGTTGACGATTTTAGACGTCGCAGAACGAATCGACGCACTTGATCAATTTAGCAGTTATCTTCCAGATATTTTCGAGAGTTATGCGCTCGAAACAGCGAAGGATGAACCATTCGCTCGCCTTGCCTGGTACGCACTCGCGAGTAATCAACAAGAGTTGCTTGCCCCGTACAGAGACCGAATTGAAGCCGGTTCATCAAAGGAAATCCAGTCGCTGCGTCAACCAGATCTCATCGATCAAATTGAAACGACACGGGTCGGTATGTTAAAGTCGAAAGATAACGAGCCGATTGAATTAACGTTTGATCGAAAATGGACATTATAAATTATCGAAGAAAAAATGACACCTAGAAGCCGCACGAATCCAATCCAAGGGGTGTAGGGATGATTCACGTCAATTTACCGAGTGGTGACTATGTCGTGTTAGTAGAAATAAATCGTGAAGTGCTATTGTGTCATTCGATCGAAGAAGCGGAACAAGCACAACGCGACCGGTATGAACTGGTCGGACGGATGAGCGAACGTTTACCTGCAGAAGTGATCGGACCCTCGATTGCGGACTTCGTCCGCTTTTCGACCGGGTTCATCGGTGAGGAAGTAACGTGGCATGAAGAGGAAGAAGCGTTCTTTTGCCAGCAGTTCGAGACGTTCGACGGTTCTCCATTAGGTGAAGACCTGACGGGCATCGATGCAACGCGTTGGCGTGCGGTCCTTGCACGCTACTATGCTTACGTGACGATCGGAAAGATCATTCCTTTTGAAGTCAGCGAAGAACCGGACGGTACGGTTCCGCTTTAGTCCAGACGATTCTTCGGTCGGCGCGTAAACAGAGAAGGGCAGGGTTCCCATGAAAAAGCAACTTGCACTACTCACGCTAGCGACAATCGTCGCCATGCCAACGTCTGCTTTCGCGCAGTCTCAATATGTACAATACGACCCATCGTTTACAGAACAACAAAAACAAGAGTGGTTAGCGAATCAAGGACTGACTGAGCTTCGCGCCTTAAAACAAAAAGGCTTCTCACTCGTCGAGCCACTTGCGCATCTCGAGGAAGAGGACATCGATGCTGATTTGATTCCGATTACGGAAGTCAAAAAAGCGACGGATTCTGCCCAGTTCCAACAAACATATCTTGATCAGTCACGCATTCCTACGTACTGGAAGTATAGCCGTGGTAAATCAGATGTTCGCGTCGCGATTATCGATGATGCGATTGATACGAAACACCGTGAGTTCAAAGATGTCATCTATAAAACAACGACGATCTCTGGAATCCGCAAACCCGACGACCACGGGACACACGTCGCGGGAATCGTTGGGGCACGTGAAGACGGTCAAGGAATCGTTGGTGTCGCATCTGGTGTTAAATTGATTGGGGCTGATGTCTTCGATGGAGAATTTGCCGGATCAATCGATATCGGCGACGGTATTTTGTATGCAATCGAGCAAGGGGCAGACGTCATCAATCTGTCGCTCGGACAATACGAATACGATCCGTATATGGAGTCTGCGATTAAAAAAGCAGAAGCGAAGAACATTCTCGTCGTCGGGGCGGCAGGAAACGATGGGAAGGGCAAAGTCCTCTTCCCGGGCTCGATGAGTCAAGTCGTTGCTGTCGGCTCGGTCGGTACTCTCGGTCGCGCCTCGACGTTCTCGAACTATGGTAAAGGACTCAACATTATGGCACCAGGCGAAGGTGTCTACTCGACGATCGTCGGCAATAAATATGGCTATCTCGATGGCACGTCGATGGCGACTCCCGTTGTTAGTGGTGTCCTCGCACTTGCGAAATCAAAAAATCCGTTCGTCTCGAACACGACGATGCGTAGCAAGTTATACGCTGCGGCATCAAAAAAATCAGGCGATACGAAGTCGCATTACGGAACCGGTCGCTTAAATGCCGGCATCCTTGCGACACTGCCGGCACCGATCTCGAAGATTTCGTTGCCGTCAACGGTGAAGCCGAATCAGCTGTTTTCGTTCTACTTCGATGAATATGCGAGTGCGAAGACGACGACGCGTCTGTATAAGGATGGCAAAGTTGTCAAAACGTTCACGCAATCGAATTTAAGAAATGGGACACATAAATTTACGTACAAGTTGAAAGAGAAGGGGTCTTACAAGCTCGTCTTTACTACGACAGGCGGACGTCATACGCGCACCGTTGAACGATTATTGACTGTGAAATAAAAAAAGCGCTACTCACATAGTGAGAAGCGCCGTACGAGACCCGGAGGTTACTTCGGGTCTTTTCCTTTTTTATAGACGGGCGTCGGAGGCGTCATTGCCTCTCCAGTCCACGTGATCATCGCTTCCATCTTGTATCCTGTGTCATCCTCATGGACGAACGACAGACGACTGGAATCGATCAATTGATATAAACCATAAGCGACCTGGTCAGCCCAAGAGCGTAACGTCATTGCATCATCATACAACGGGATTTGCTCAGGGAAACGTTCATTCATAAGCAAGATATCGTGTTGATCGAAATGATAGCTACGTTTTGAGAGTGCATCGGGCGCCTTGACGTTAAACGGCTCGAACGCGTGGATGAGCTCTCCTTGACGATAGAAGGCGAAGATGCCGTTTCGCAGATGAAGTGCCTTGATCTCGTCGATCTCAATCAAGAACGTCAACTTGCGAACCGTTCGCCGGTTCGTACCAGAGCGTCGTTTTTTCATGCTACATGCCCCCTTCTGAACTCTTGTACTATACCGTGAAATGAGGCAGAGACGCAACTTTTTCGTTTATAAAACGAGAATTGCCTCTTGCAGGAAAGCGGCATCTACGCTACACTCATAAGCAGTGACTATGTTGGTTCGGACAATCGCGGGGCATTTCGGTGCTTTGAGGAAAGTCCATGCTCGCACAGCCTGCGATGGCTGTAGTGATCGTGCTACACAAAAAGATAAGTGTAGGCAGCGTCAAGCTGACGGCAGAAGGAACGCCTAAGTCTTCGGATATGGCCGAAACTTCTTGAAGGTGCCACAGTGACGGAGCTTCATGGGAAACCATGAAGGTGGAACGAGGTAAACCCCACGAGCGAGAAACCCAAATTTGGTAGGGGAATTTCCGGAGCGGAATTGAACGCGAAGGAGAGCGTATGCAAATACGGAGATAGATGATTGTCGCCTGCGTGTGAGGGTCAAACCGTTTGAAACACTAAGGAACAGAACATGGCTTACAGGACCACATAGGCTGTTATTTTTAAGTTGAACGAGAGTCCAGGTCCACCCTGGGCTCTTTTTTTATTGCAATGAAACGATTCAGTGGAAGAAATGATAAAGGAGTGAACGCGATATGGCAAAACGCTTAGTCATCGCGACAGCGGCGATGGGAATCGAAGCGCTCGTCGCAAAAGAAGTCCGTGCGTTAGGGTATGAATGTACGGTCGAGGACGGAAAGGTCTACATCGATTGTGAGATGGAGGACATTCCCCGTTTGAACATGTGGCTTCGGACAGCGGACCGGGTCAAACTCGTCGTTGCCGAGTTCCGCGCGACGACATTCGAAAAATTGTTCGATCAAGTTAAGGCACTGCCATGGCACGAATTGATGCCGTGGGATGCGAACTTCATCGTCAACGGTCGTTCGGTCAAGTCGAAGCTCTTCTCGATCCGTGACTGTCAGAAGATCACCGAGAAAGCGATCGTCTCGCACATGCAAGAAGCGTACAACAAAGGAACGGAATGGTTGCCGAAGACAGGCGCGAGCTATCCGATCGAAGTCGCCTTGTTAAAAGACATCGCAACATTAACGATCGATACGTCAGGCGACGCATTGCACAAACGCGGCTACCGTGAGTTCCATTCAGCAGCCCCACTAAAAGAAACGATGGCAGCAGCGATGCTGATGCTGACGAACTGGAAGCCGGACATGCCGCTCTACGATGTCTTCACTGGTTCAGGTACGCTGGCGATCGAAGCAGCAATGATCGGGCGTAATATCGCACCAGGGATCAACCGCGAGTTCGTCTCACAGGAATGGAAATGCATTCCGAAGAAGGCATGGTTTGATGCGATCAACGAAGCGAACGAAAAAGCAGAGTGGGACAAACCATTGAAGATTTACGCAAGCGATGTCGATCCAGAGATGGTCAAGCTTGCGAAAACAAACGCAGAACTCGCAGACGTCCGCGATGCGATCAACGTCATGCAACGCGACGCTGCAGACTTCAAACCGAAGGAAGACTTCGGTGTCATCATCGGGAACCCGCCGTACGGGGAACGTTTGGAAGATGCACGTGAAGTCCATCAGCTCTACCGCAAGATTGGAACAGCGTATAAAGAATTCCCATACTACAGTGTCTACATGATCACGTCGTATGTTGAGTTCGAAAAAGCGTACGGTCGCCCAGCGACGAAACGCCGGAAGCTCTATAACGGAAATATTGAAGTTCAGTTCTATCAATATTATGGTTTGCGTCGGAAAAGACCGCAGTCTTAAGCCATTTGTGAGAGATGAGTGGGCGCCAGTTCCCACTCAGTTCCCACTTTTTTATTTTTTTCGCCAAAATGTTATGAGCCGCTCGGTTGAGCGGTTTCTTTGCGTTTCAAAAGCTGCTCGAATCAAAATCACCAAGTCTTTTTTGGATGACATTTCGGATTGTACTGAAGTTTTTAATGCCAGTTCGATTGTTAAGAAATTTTCAAATCATAACTTTTTTACATACTTATGTTCTGTTTCTGTCAGAAAGAAAAAGCACCTGAGTGCCTTCAGTGTAAACCTTTTTAATTGCCGTCGATATCGGGTGTAGTTAAATCTAGCGAGGTAAATCCGGATGTATCTAAATTGCTGTTCAAGTCGTTCAAATTTTGGATAGCTTCTTGTCCTCTATAGTATCCGTCCTGACGCGTTTCCATCTCATCACTCTTAAGTAGTCTTTCCGAACTCACTAATTCAGACGCAGTGGATTGCATCTCAATGATCGTAGTCGACAAGGCGTTGGCGATGTGTTTGATATCTCTATCTGCTGTGAGCGATTTCTGAATGCCTATGATTTTTTCCGACATACCATTTACCATGAGAGACAAAGAATCGCCAGTTGTTAAATCGTCAGCTTCTACTGGATATTCGAGTGACATCTCGTAATATTTTTCATCCGCTTCTTTTAGCATGGCTGTCAGTTGAAATTGACCATCTAAAAATTCTGCAATCAATTCTCCATCATCTTTGTTCATTACATTTGAAACACCAGTACTCGTTTCAGTAGCATCAGTAGAAGAAGCTTTGAAGATAGCTTCATTAAGCGGAATTGCCCGTAAAGTTTTTTCTTCTCGATTAGGTAAATAGTTTTCAGCTTCGTTCCATGTTTCAAAACTCTTAGAAACCGTATACGTCTCTAAGCTGTATGCCATATCTAATAGGTTCTGAGAAAGAGTTTCGAGTTTTTCAGCTATCACGTTTTCTACATTTGTGAATGGGACGTCTTCATTCTTCGCCATGTACGCACCTGATGCCATCATATGGGCAATCTGTGCAGCTTCGTTTAGTACTTTAACTTGCGCGTCTACTCGATCTCTCACATCTTGGGTGACAGTTTTTTGAAAATCTTTGATTCGAAGTTGTTCTGTTTCTTTCATCTCTTTTTGTTCTTTAACAATACGGTTCACTAACTCGGTTGTGGATGAAATAGCTTTCTCAACAACAGGCTTCCCTGTATCTAAAGCATTTTGGACATCTTCTGGAGAAAAATCGTTGTTCGTTTGTTCTACATTTGTTCCATGTCCGAAAGAGGCGAGGTCTCTCGGATCAGAAGCTACAGGTGTGTCATTTTTTTGTTTTGCTTTTTCTGTTTTTGATTCTGTGATAGGATTTTCCTTTTTAACCTGTGAAGATTTAGCATGCATCCCAAGAAAGTACGATCCCCCGATTATTACAACTGCAAGGATTCCGATAATCCAGCGCATCTGGATGGTCCGTCTGTTATAACGACTATATTTAAAAGTACGTTTCTTTTCATTGTCCACGACGTATCCTCCATCAGTAATTATTAATTTAATCCTAATTTAGTACATTTATGAATTTAATTTCCATATTAATTCTAACTCAAAATGGTTTATTATACGACATAAATTTAAGCAATAGGACAACTATCTTCGCATCGAATAATCGTATACTTAACGTATATGAATATTGAAATGTAGTTACTGCATTAATTTCCAAGTATTATAGTCTCTATCGTGGAAGAGCACATGCAAAAGTTACATTTATTATATACATGATTGATAATGCACAATCATTACATAGTTTTTAAGAACCTCTCTAGATTAAATTAGGACAATATAAAAAATCCCTTTGAAATGACATACTTAAAAAAAGTACAAACTTTGAAAGAGTTTTTGATTAGCACAAAGTATATTTTTAAGCAGGATGATGCGAATAGTAGTCAAAAGGTAAACATAAATGATGTACTTATACATACTGAGGGAGAAAAACATGACAAGGATCTGGATCGAAAAGTATGAAGTAACGGGTGATTTAGGGCGTCTATTTGGTCACTTTTTAGATATGGATGATTCAATTAAAACGGCATATTTAATAAGTCCGTCAGAGGGAGACGAATGTATTACACCGACGAAGAAAATTTTGTTTGAGTTTTTAGAGCATCGAAATGATTTTCCGCTGTATCTGTATTTTTCAGATGAATATGTATTAAGAGAAAGACATCAGCAGTTCTTTCAACAACAAGATGTTGACTATACCATTCAAACGGTTTATCCGAATCGCAAACATCATTTAGATCCGCTTGTCTATTTTACAGTCGAGTTAAAGAACAAGGAAGCACTCAGACGCGTCGTTCGTAAAACGTACTGGTTAGGAGAAGAGAATGTCTTCTACGTGATTTCGAATTATGATAATTTAAAATTTACGTTTGAGGAAAGGCAACATTGGGGGTTTCAACAATATCTGTCAGTTGCTTCGTTTGATCGAAATCCTCCATCGGTGCTTATCAA
This window of the Exiguobacterium acetylicum genome carries:
- a CDS encoding potassium channel family protein, encoding MVWLRFLRKVSFLRMRTLGYASLIFVFGVAGIMYALEPETFGSYFRAVYWTMTTVVTVGYGDFFPNSDTGRILTIFVFIFGIGIVGGLISKLVDGVQLIRNQKERGLLQVKETGHTVVFGYSRRSKHVIESLLEHTDVVLVDDLEREPFSHPRFHYVCGDPALTSTLERAHIEKAVRAIVLADHSIPPVHADGRTLLIASSIERANPNIYTIVEMMLEEHLDSFEQVKVDEVLLGDETIARMAILASHHPGVTKVVTNLLTKDGEGMFSIPTRPEWMTYRDAFHALLEEGVTILSDGKRLDLNQRLDESIPKNGTLIVLCSEETAKRIGAI
- a CDS encoding S8 family peptidase, which translates into the protein MKKQLALLTLATIVAMPTSAFAQSQYVQYDPSFTEQQKQEWLANQGLTELRALKQKGFSLVEPLAHLEEEDIDADLIPITEVKKATDSAQFQQTYLDQSRIPTYWKYSRGKSDVRVAIIDDAIDTKHREFKDVIYKTTTISGIRKPDDHGTHVAGIVGAREDGQGIVGVASGVKLIGADVFDGEFAGSIDIGDGILYAIEQGADVINLSLGQYEYDPYMESAIKKAEAKNILVVGAAGNDGKGKVLFPGSMSQVVAVGSVGTLGRASTFSNYGKGLNIMAPGEGVYSTIVGNKYGYLDGTSMATPVVSGVLALAKSKNPFVSNTTMRSKLYAAASKKSGDTKSHYGTGRLNAGILATLPAPISKISLPSTVKPNQLFSFYFDEYASAKTTTRLYKDGKVVKTFTQSNLRNGTHKFTYKLKEKGSYKLVFTTTGGRHTRTVERLLTVK
- a CDS encoding THUMP domain-containing class I SAM-dependent RNA methyltransferase; the protein is MAKRLVIATAAMGIEALVAKEVRALGYECTVEDGKVYIDCEMEDIPRLNMWLRTADRVKLVVAEFRATTFEKLFDQVKALPWHELMPWDANFIVNGRSVKSKLFSIRDCQKITEKAIVSHMQEAYNKGTEWLPKTGASYPIEVALLKDIATLTIDTSGDALHKRGYREFHSAAPLKETMAAAMLMLTNWKPDMPLYDVFTGSGTLAIEAAMIGRNIAPGINREFVSQEWKCIPKKAWFDAINEANEKAEWDKPLKIYASDVDPEMVKLAKTNAELADVRDAINVMQRDAADFKPKEDFGVIIGNPPYGERLEDAREVHQLYRKIGTAYKEFPYYSVYMITSYVEFEKAYGRPATKRRKLYNGNIEVQFYQYYGLRRKRPQS
- a CDS encoding DUF2922 family protein, whose product is MEHTIVLTFDTVTKKPYRLRIAGAKENATVAEIKAIGDLFVAHDPFMNGVTRLASAELQNSSESPFVL